One part of the Marinobacter sp. MDS2 genome encodes these proteins:
- a CDS encoding lipoprotein-releasing ABC transporter permease subunit produces the protein MFRPLSFYIGLRYTAAKRRNHFISFISLTSMIGLMLGVAVLIIVLSVMNGFDQELKQRILGMVPHATIQGASGPLNDWEELDRRVEQNPDVLAAAPFIQGQGMVTGGGNVRGVMLNGILPEQEASVSIIENHFVEGGLGDLKSGEFGIIIGRLMANSLRLAIGDKLTVVLPEASVTPAGVLPRLKRFTVKGIFSVGAELDGNYALIHMDDAARLMRTGGKAEGLRLLMDDLFSAPRVVNDVASGLGGRYYVSDWTRTHGNLFNAIRMEKTMIGLLLMFIVAVAAFNIVSTLVMVVTDKTADIAILRTMGATPGRIMRIFIIQGAVIGVFGTLIGTALGVLGALNISAFIAWLEAAMGHQFLSADVYFISYLPSQLQWQDVAVISGAGLAMSLLATIYPAWRASRVEPAEALRYE, from the coding sequence ATGTTCAGACCCTTATCGTTTTACATTGGTTTGCGGTACACCGCGGCCAAGCGTCGTAATCACTTTATTTCGTTTATCTCCCTCACATCCATGATCGGTCTGATGCTGGGGGTGGCGGTACTGATTATTGTGCTGTCTGTGATGAACGGCTTTGATCAGGAGCTTAAACAGCGCATTTTGGGCATGGTTCCCCATGCCACCATTCAGGGCGCTTCCGGGCCGTTGAATGACTGGGAAGAACTTGATCGTCGAGTGGAGCAGAATCCTGACGTACTGGCGGCAGCGCCTTTTATTCAGGGGCAGGGCATGGTTACCGGCGGTGGTAACGTGCGGGGTGTGATGCTGAACGGCATTTTGCCGGAGCAGGAAGCCTCTGTTTCAATCATTGAAAACCACTTTGTTGAAGGCGGGTTGGGTGATCTCAAATCCGGTGAGTTCGGCATCATCATTGGCCGCTTGATGGCTAACAGCCTTAGGTTAGCCATCGGCGATAAGCTAACGGTGGTGTTGCCCGAGGCTTCCGTAACGCCTGCCGGCGTTTTGCCAAGGCTGAAGCGCTTTACGGTAAAAGGTATCTTCAGTGTCGGTGCTGAACTGGATGGTAATTACGCGCTGATTCACATGGATGACGCGGCTAGGCTGATGCGCACCGGCGGCAAAGCCGAAGGCTTGCGCCTGTTGATGGATGATTTGTTCTCGGCACCGCGGGTTGTTAATGATGTGGCTTCTGGATTAGGAGGCCGTTACTACGTGTCTGATTGGACTCGCACGCACGGCAACTTGTTTAATGCCATCCGTATGGAAAAGACCATGATTGGTCTGCTGCTGATGTTTATCGTGGCGGTTGCCGCGTTCAATATTGTTTCAACGCTGGTCATGGTGGTCACCGATAAAACCGCGGATATCGCCATCCTGCGGACCATGGGGGCGACCCCCGGCCGAATCATGCGCATCTTTATTATTCAGGGCGCCGTGATCGGCGTGTTTGGTACCTTGATTGGCACAGCATTGGGTGTGCTGGGTGCACTGAACATCAGTGCCTTCATCGCCTGGCTTGAGGCTGCCATGGGGCACCAGTTCCTGAGTGCCGATGTGTACTTTATCAGCTACTTACCGTCCCAGTTGCAGTGGCAGGATGTGGCTGTAATCAGTGGTGCCGGCCTGGCGATGAGCCTGCTGGCAACGATTTACCCGGCTTGGCGGGCGTCGCGAGTCGAACCGGCGGAGGCTTTGCGCTATGAGTGA
- a CDS encoding PilZ domain-containing protein, translating to MPSQDTTGSVPRSPQDRREFFRIQDRIGLEIRRLEENNPADPDLFNDTPLDSLKAEYRRLDQDIKNHLANLAERDRLLTGLITTLNSKLDTLARIIAFEQNPLQPDDWQDVTLSEGGLAFFSPSVAWQTGDRMAVRMTLPPELYQPQAIARVIDLERNSAGGAWVQTAFTELNESDRQQIARHVMRWQIRQKQKQ from the coding sequence ATGCCAAGCCAAGATACTACGGGCTCAGTGCCCAGGTCGCCACAAGATCGTCGGGAGTTTTTCCGGATCCAGGATCGTATTGGGCTGGAAATCCGGCGACTCGAAGAAAACAATCCGGCAGATCCCGATCTTTTTAACGATACGCCTCTGGACTCACTGAAAGCCGAATACCGTCGGCTAGACCAAGACATAAAAAACCATCTGGCCAACCTTGCCGAACGCGACCGTCTGCTAACGGGCCTGATAACAACTCTGAATAGCAAGCTGGACACGCTGGCGCGCATTATCGCCTTTGAGCAAAATCCGTTGCAACCGGATGACTGGCAGGATGTGACACTGAGCGAAGGTGGCCTGGCCTTTTTTAGCCCCTCCGTCGCCTGGCAAACGGGGGATCGAATGGCCGTTCGCATGACCCTGCCCCCAGAGCTTTACCAGCCGCAAGCGATTGCACGGGTGATCGACTTGGAACGCAACAGCGCCGGCGGCGCGTGGGTTCAGACCGCTTTCACCGAGCTGAACGAAAGCGATCGTCAACAAATTGCTCGTCATGTGATGCGGTGGCAGATACGGCAGAAACAAAAACAGTAA
- a CDS encoding agmatine/peptidylarginine deiminase, whose amino-acid sequence MSSKRVLPAEWAPQSAVLLTWPHPGTDWASVMAEVEPVFLAIAKATLRFEHLVISCEYVARLQELGDELNSWAESNQLPGRVITVPAPANDTWVRDHGPITVETNDGPTLIDFKFNAWGEKFNWEKDNALNMHLAGARVFGKHSMQSVDFVLEGGSIESDGQGTLLTTSECLLTPSRNPAMDRTSIEQLLTEMLGAERILWLNHGYLAGDDTDSHIDTLARFCAPDHICYVACPDVADEHYSALAAMEEELQGFCQKDGTPYKLTALPWPDAIFDEDGERLPATYANFLIINEAVLLPTYDVQQDQEAIRVMGDIFPDREIIPINCRPLIYQHGSLHCVTMQIPAGVVEV is encoded by the coding sequence GTGAGTTCCAAACGAGTTTTGCCTGCCGAGTGGGCACCCCAGAGCGCCGTCCTGCTGACCTGGCCCCATCCCGGAACCGATTGGGCTTCGGTCATGGCTGAAGTAGAGCCTGTTTTTCTGGCAATCGCCAAGGCCACCCTCCGTTTCGAGCATCTGGTTATTAGCTGCGAGTACGTTGCCCGGCTTCAAGAGCTCGGCGACGAACTCAACTCATGGGCCGAAAGCAACCAGTTGCCCGGCAGAGTGATCACTGTGCCGGCGCCCGCCAACGACACCTGGGTGCGGGATCACGGCCCCATCACCGTTGAGACAAATGACGGCCCTACCCTGATCGACTTCAAGTTCAATGCCTGGGGTGAAAAATTTAACTGGGAAAAAGACAACGCGCTCAATATGCATTTAGCCGGTGCACGCGTGTTCGGCAAACACTCCATGCAAAGCGTGGACTTCGTACTGGAAGGCGGCTCCATCGAATCTGATGGTCAAGGGACACTTCTTACCACCAGCGAATGCCTGCTCACGCCCTCCCGCAATCCGGCCATGGACCGCACCAGCATTGAGCAGTTGTTAACGGAAATGCTCGGCGCTGAGCGCATCCTCTGGCTCAACCACGGCTATCTTGCCGGCGACGACACCGACAGCCACATCGATACGCTGGCCCGTTTCTGCGCGCCCGACCACATTTGTTACGTAGCCTGCCCGGATGTCGCTGATGAGCATTACAGCGCACTTGCCGCCATGGAAGAAGAGCTACAGGGTTTCTGCCAGAAGGACGGAACGCCCTACAAACTAACGGCTCTGCCTTGGCCCGACGCCATTTTCGACGAAGACGGCGAGCGCTTACCGGCAACCTATGCCAACTTCCTGATCATCAACGAAGCCGTGCTACTGCCGACTTACGATGTGCAACAAGATCAAGAAGCCATACGCGTTATGGGTGACATATTTCCTGATCGGGAAATCATTCCCATCAACTGTCGCCCGCTGATTTACCAGCATGGCAGCTTACACTGCGTCACCATGCAGATTCCGGCAGGAGTTGTAGAGGTATGA
- a CDS encoding carbon-nitrogen hydrolase, protein MIHGKTRSQLTVAAIQQHCSDDKAVSLATSERLIREAAKRGAQLVVLQELHATLYFCQTEDTDIFELAEPIPGPTSTYLSALAKELGIVLVGSIFERRMNGVYHNTAVVFETDGSLAGIYRKMHIPDDPGFYEKFYFTPGDANFNDGTSGFTPIQTSVGKLGVLVCWDQWYPEAARLMALSGAELLIYPTAIGWDITDDKDEQARQLDAWVTVQRGHAVANNLPVIAPNRVGTEPDPSGQTDGILFWGNSFICGPQGEFLARADEQQEDILITTLDRNRSESVRRIWPYLRDRRIDAYGDILKRVRD, encoded by the coding sequence ATGATCCACGGAAAAACCCGTAGCCAGCTCACTGTTGCAGCTATCCAACAACACTGCAGTGATGATAAAGCGGTCAGTCTGGCTACGTCCGAACGGTTAATTCGTGAAGCCGCCAAACGCGGCGCGCAACTGGTTGTGCTGCAGGAACTGCACGCCACTTTGTATTTCTGCCAAACCGAAGACACCGATATTTTCGAGTTGGCCGAACCGATCCCCGGGCCAACCAGCACGTATTTATCCGCCCTGGCGAAAGAACTCGGCATCGTACTGGTGGGCTCGATCTTCGAGCGCCGAATGAACGGCGTGTACCACAATACCGCGGTTGTTTTTGAAACAGACGGCAGCCTTGCCGGCATCTACCGGAAAATGCACATTCCTGACGACCCCGGTTTTTACGAGAAGTTCTATTTCACCCCGGGAGACGCAAACTTTAACGACGGCACCAGTGGGTTTACGCCCATTCAGACCTCTGTTGGCAAATTGGGCGTTTTGGTGTGCTGGGATCAATGGTATCCCGAAGCCGCACGCCTGATGGCACTGTCTGGCGCAGAACTCCTGATTTACCCGACAGCCATTGGCTGGGACATCACCGATGACAAAGACGAGCAAGCTCGCCAGCTCGATGCTTGGGTTACCGTGCAGCGGGGCCATGCGGTGGCCAATAACCTGCCGGTGATCGCTCCGAACCGGGTCGGCACGGAGCCTGACCCTTCGGGACAAACCGACGGGATTCTTTTTTGGGGCAACAGCTTCATCTGCGGCCCGCAAGGCGAATTTCTTGCCCGTGCCGACGAGCAACAAGAAGATATCCTGATCACCACACTGGATCGCAACCGCTCTGAATCCGTTCGCAGAATCTGGCCGTACCTGAGAGACAGACGAATCGATGCCTACGGCGACATTCTAAAACGGGTCAGGGATTAA
- a CDS encoding MoxR family ATPase — protein sequence MKQKLDKVVNELNTILLGKEPQVRLALCGLLARGHLLIEDIPGMGKTTLSHALASIMGLSYQRIQFTNDLLPADVLGYSMYDKQANNLVFHPGPIFAQVVLADEINRASPRTQSALLEAMEERQVSIEGETRPLPSPFFVIATQNPIEQGGTFPLPESQLDRFLMRLKLGYPDPKAERELLEGEDRRALTARLEAILPQAELEHAQAAVGKVSASPALLDYLQRLLEQSRRMPGLMYGLSPRAGLGLLRAAKAWALMAGRDHVLPDDLQAVFPAVAEHRLEQGETGKSHERVRQLLSTVSVL from the coding sequence ATGAAGCAAAAGCTGGACAAGGTTGTTAACGAACTCAACACCATTTTGCTGGGGAAAGAGCCTCAAGTGCGCCTTGCTTTGTGCGGTTTGCTCGCTCGTGGCCACTTGCTGATCGAGGACATTCCCGGCATGGGTAAAACAACTCTGTCCCATGCACTGGCCAGCATCATGGGGCTGAGCTATCAGCGCATCCAGTTCACCAACGATTTGCTGCCTGCCGACGTGCTGGGTTACTCCATGTACGACAAGCAGGCCAACAACCTGGTATTTCACCCTGGGCCTATTTTCGCACAAGTGGTACTGGCGGACGAAATCAACCGGGCGTCTCCGCGAACCCAAAGTGCGCTGCTGGAGGCCATGGAAGAACGACAAGTCTCGATTGAAGGGGAAACGCGCCCTCTGCCTTCACCGTTTTTCGTGATTGCCACTCAAAACCCGATCGAACAAGGCGGTACCTTTCCGTTACCCGAATCGCAACTCGACCGTTTCCTGATGCGGCTGAAACTGGGCTACCCGGACCCCAAGGCTGAACGAGAACTGCTGGAAGGTGAAGACAGAAGAGCGTTGACTGCCCGCCTTGAAGCCATTTTGCCTCAAGCGGAGCTCGAACACGCTCAAGCCGCCGTTGGAAAGGTCTCGGCCAGCCCCGCCCTGCTCGATTACCTGCAGCGGTTATTGGAACAAAGCCGCCGGATGCCGGGTTTGATGTACGGGCTATCGCCTCGCGCCGGTCTGGGATTGTTGCGCGCGGCAAAAGCCTGGGCGCTCATGGCGGGAAGAGATCATGTACTGCCAGACGACCTTCAAGCGGTGTTCCCTGCTGTGGCCGAACATCGCCTTGAGCAAGGCGAAACCGGCAAGAGCCATGAACGGGTCCGTCAGCTTCTGAGCACGGTCTCTGTTCTTTAA
- the trxB gene encoding thioredoxin-disulfide reductase, which produces MSTTQHSRLIILGSGPAGYTAAVYAARANLNPTLITGIEVGGQLTTTTDVDNWPGDNDGVQGPELMQRMQKHAERFETSIVYDTINEADLQNRPFRLKGDSGEYTCDALIIATGASAMYLGLESEEKFKGQGVSACATCDGFFYRKQKVAVIGGGNTAVEEALYLSNIADEVTLVHRRDKLRSEKILQDKLFEKAENGNVNIIWNHTLEEVLGDGTGVTGMRIKSTENGNTQDLDLAGVFIAIGHKPNTDLFSGQLDMENGYLKIKSGLEGMATQTSIPGVFAAGDVADHVYRQAVTSAGFGCMAALDAEKFLDQQN; this is translated from the coding sequence ATGAGCACAACCCAGCACTCCCGCCTGATCATTCTTGGCTCCGGCCCGGCCGGCTATACCGCTGCAGTTTACGCAGCCCGCGCTAACCTGAACCCAACTTTGATTACCGGCATTGAAGTGGGCGGGCAGCTTACTACCACCACCGACGTTGACAACTGGCCCGGCGACAACGATGGCGTTCAGGGTCCGGAGCTAATGCAGCGCATGCAGAAACATGCCGAGCGCTTCGAAACATCCATTGTTTACGACACCATAAACGAAGCCGACCTGCAAAACCGCCCGTTCCGCCTCAAAGGCGATAGCGGTGAATACACCTGCGATGCCCTGATCATCGCCACCGGTGCTTCGGCCATGTATCTGGGCCTGGAATCTGAAGAAAAATTCAAAGGCCAAGGCGTATCAGCCTGCGCAACCTGCGACGGTTTCTTCTACCGGAAGCAGAAAGTTGCTGTCATCGGTGGTGGCAACACCGCGGTTGAAGAAGCACTGTACCTGTCGAACATCGCAGATGAAGTCACTCTGGTGCACCGTCGCGACAAACTGCGTTCTGAAAAAATTCTTCAGGACAAGCTGTTCGAAAAAGCCGAAAACGGCAACGTCAACATTATCTGGAACCACACTCTGGAAGAAGTGCTCGGCGATGGCACCGGCGTTACCGGGATGCGTATCAAGAGCACTGAAAACGGCAACACGCAAGATCTGGATTTGGCGGGCGTGTTCATCGCCATCGGCCACAAACCGAATACAGACCTGTTTAGCGGTCAGCTGGACATGGAAAACGGCTACCTGAAAATCAAATCCGGACTGGAAGGCATGGCCACCCAAACCAGTATTCCCGGTGTCTTTGCGGCCGGCGATGTGGCAGACCACGTTTACCGTCAGGCGGTAACCTCGGCAGGCTTTGGCTGCATGGCCGCCCTGGATGCAGAGAAGTTCCTGGATCAGCAAAACTAA
- the aat gene encoding leucyl/phenylalanyl-tRNA--protein transferase, with protein sequence MTSLPWIEPDKLWFPPAEEALEDPDGLLAVGGDLSSDRLQLAYRNGIFPWFSDDQPILWWSPDPRCVLIPGQVHVSRSLRRTLNQRRFRITSDQCFGRIIRLCASIRAEGTWITDEMIDAYCELHRLGIAHSIEVWNQNGDLAGGMYGVALGRCFFGESMFSLETNASKVLMVHLAHQLKEWGYELMDCQVESSHLLSMGATTISRADFLSILKACVDAPPKAPNWNFTWQWPR encoded by the coding sequence ATGACGTCGTTACCATGGATCGAGCCAGACAAGCTCTGGTTCCCTCCTGCTGAAGAAGCTCTGGAAGACCCCGACGGCCTGCTGGCCGTCGGTGGCGACCTGTCTTCTGACAGGCTCCAATTGGCTTACCGGAACGGCATCTTTCCGTGGTTCAGCGATGACCAACCCATCCTGTGGTGGTCGCCTGACCCAAGGTGCGTGCTGATCCCCGGACAGGTCCACGTGTCCCGCAGTCTGCGCCGTACCCTCAACCAGCGGCGTTTCCGCATCACCTCAGACCAGTGCTTTGGCCGCATCATCCGGCTTTGCGCCTCTATTCGAGCTGAAGGCACCTGGATTACCGATGAAATGATCGACGCCTACTGCGAACTTCATCGCCTGGGCATTGCCCACTCTATTGAGGTGTGGAACCAGAACGGCGATCTCGCCGGCGGAATGTACGGCGTTGCGTTGGGGCGGTGTTTCTTCGGAGAATCCATGTTTTCGCTCGAAACCAATGCCTCAAAAGTACTCATGGTTCACCTTGCACACCAACTGAAAGAATGGGGCTATGAGCTCATGGACTGCCAGGTTGAGAGCAGCCACTTGCTATCTATGGGTGCAACAACCATTTCCCGCGCCGATTTTTTATCTATACTCAAGGCATGTGTAGACGCCCCGCCAAAAGCGCCCAACTGGAATTTTACATGGCAGTGGCCTCGTTAG
- a CDS encoding arginyltransferase: protein MSNLRTLVFFATPAHDCSYLPDREATTMFVDPRADIDKKLYSQLTALGFRRSGSHYYRPHCESCSACVPVRLKVDKFQPDRSQRRVLRKNADLTCRLVPAAYNERYYRLYAHYIEERHEDGDMYPPTREQFTSFLVEGSTDSWFLEIILNDELIGLAAIDLLDDGLSAIYTVFAPEHEHRSLGTFAVLWQIQEAKARELPHLYLGYWIKACKKMNYKTRYRPIEALQDGQWHEMRST, encoded by the coding sequence ATGAGTAATCTCCGAACGCTTGTTTTCTTTGCGACCCCCGCCCACGATTGCAGCTACCTTCCTGATCGTGAAGCCACCACCATGTTTGTTGACCCGCGGGCGGACATTGACAAAAAACTCTACAGCCAACTCACCGCCCTTGGTTTTCGTCGTAGCGGCTCACACTATTACCGACCTCACTGCGAGTCATGCTCGGCTTGCGTGCCTGTGCGCCTGAAGGTCGATAAATTCCAACCGGACCGCAGCCAGCGCAGAGTGCTCAGAAAGAATGCCGACCTTACATGCCGCCTGGTACCAGCGGCATACAACGAACGCTATTACCGCTTGTACGCGCACTACATCGAAGAACGCCACGAGGATGGCGACATGTACCCTCCCACTCGGGAACAGTTCACATCGTTTCTGGTTGAAGGCTCCACCGACTCCTGGTTCCTGGAAATCATCCTGAACGATGAGTTGATCGGACTGGCCGCCATCGACTTGCTTGACGACGGCCTGTCTGCGATTTACACCGTCTTCGCTCCGGAACACGAACACCGAAGCCTCGGTACGTTTGCGGTGCTTTGGCAAATTCAAGAAGCCAAGGCACGAGAGTTACCTCACCTATATCTGGGCTACTGGATCAAAGCCTGCAAAAAAATGAACTACAAAACCCGCTACAGACCCATCGAAGCACTGCAAGACGGTCAGTGGCATGAAATGAGAAGTACCTGA
- the infA gene encoding translation initiation factor IF-1, protein MAKSDVIEMEGVILDTLPNTMFRVELSNGHVVTAHISGKMRKNYIRILTGDKVKVELTPYDLSKGRIVYRAR, encoded by the coding sequence ATGGCGAAATCAGATGTCATTGAAATGGAAGGCGTTATTCTAGACACGCTTCCAAACACCATGTTCCGCGTTGAGCTGTCAAACGGCCACGTTGTGACCGCACACATCTCAGGAAAGATGCGCAAGAACTACATCCGCATCCTAACTGGAGACAAGGTCAAGGTAGAGTTGACTCCCTATGACCTGAGCAAAGGCCGCATCGTTTACCGCGCCCGTTAA
- the clpA gene encoding ATP-dependent Clp protease ATP-binding subunit ClpA, which produces MLSKDLELTLNTAFKNARDKRHEFMTVEHLMLALLDNESAVGVLKACGADLKQLEDELIEFVDSTTPLIPSSDGDRETQPTLGFQRVLQRAVFHVQSSGKKEVTGANVLVAIFSEQESQAVYVLKKQNIARIDVVNFVSHGISRVQGAEDQEGADHAAQEEAGEESGHARPLENYAANLNEQAREGRIDPLIGRETEVERVVQILARRRKNNPLLVGEAGVGKTAIAEGLARRIVDGEVPEIISDAVVYSLDMGALLAGTKYRGDFEKRLKGLLSDLKKQEHAILFIDEIHTIIGAGSASGGVMDASNLLKPMLSSGELRCIGSTTYQEFRGIFEKDSALARRFQKIDVNEPSVEDTYQILKGLKPSFEKHHDLTYTDQALRVAAELADRYITDRHMPDKAIDVIDEAGARQRLQPEDKRKKSVEVVDIEDVVASIARIPPKNVSTSDKDLLRNLERNLKMVVFGQDPAIESLSTAIKLARAGLKAPEKPEGAFLFAGPTGVGKTEVTKQLAKVLGIELVRFDMSEYMERHTVSRLIGAPPGYVGYDQGGLLTEAVNKHPHCVLLLDEIEKAHPEVFNLLLQVMDHGTLTDNNGRKADFRHVILVMTTNAGAENMARRSIGFSEQDHSTDGMEVISKTFTPEFRNRLDGIIQFGDLQKSTITHVVDKFLTELQAQLDEKHVVLHVSEAAKSWLAEKGYDSTMGARPMARLIQDKIKRPLAEQILFGKLSEKGGDVFIQLENDELVFEYEDEPAEAI; this is translated from the coding sequence ATGCTGAGTAAAGATCTTGAACTTACGCTGAATACAGCCTTCAAAAATGCCCGCGACAAGCGCCATGAATTCATGACCGTGGAGCATTTGATGTTGGCTCTTCTGGATAATGAATCGGCAGTGGGAGTGTTGAAAGCTTGTGGTGCAGACCTCAAACAGCTTGAGGACGAACTGATTGAGTTTGTGGATTCCACCACGCCTCTGATTCCGTCCAGTGACGGCGACCGGGAAACCCAGCCAACACTCGGTTTTCAGCGTGTGCTGCAGCGGGCGGTATTCCACGTTCAGTCTTCTGGCAAGAAAGAAGTAACTGGCGCAAATGTGCTGGTCGCGATTTTCAGCGAACAGGAAAGCCAGGCGGTTTATGTTCTCAAGAAGCAGAATATTGCACGCATTGATGTGGTGAACTTTGTGTCCCATGGCATTTCACGTGTGCAGGGTGCTGAGGACCAAGAGGGCGCCGACCATGCGGCTCAAGAAGAGGCGGGTGAAGAAAGCGGTCACGCGCGTCCTCTGGAAAATTACGCCGCAAACCTGAACGAGCAGGCCCGTGAGGGCCGTATTGACCCGTTGATTGGTCGTGAGACCGAGGTGGAGCGGGTTGTGCAGATTTTGGCACGCCGCCGGAAGAATAACCCGTTGCTGGTTGGTGAGGCCGGCGTGGGTAAAACCGCGATTGCGGAAGGTCTGGCTCGCAGAATTGTTGATGGAGAGGTGCCGGAGATTATCTCGGACGCTGTGGTCTACTCCCTGGATATGGGGGCTCTCTTGGCCGGCACTAAATACCGTGGCGACTTCGAAAAACGCCTGAAAGGTTTGCTCAGTGATTTGAAGAAGCAAGAGCATGCCATTCTTTTCATTGACGAAATCCACACCATTATCGGTGCAGGATCGGCATCGGGTGGGGTGATGGATGCGTCCAATTTGCTCAAGCCTATGCTGAGTTCCGGTGAGTTGCGGTGTATTGGCTCGACGACCTATCAGGAATTCCGTGGCATCTTCGAGAAAGACAGCGCTTTGGCGCGTCGCTTCCAGAAGATCGATGTCAACGAGCCTAGTGTTGAGGATACCTACCAGATTCTCAAGGGCCTCAAACCAAGCTTTGAGAAACACCATGACCTGACCTATACCGATCAGGCGCTTCGGGTTGCTGCCGAGCTGGCGGACCGATACATCACTGACCGGCATATGCCGGACAAGGCTATTGACGTGATCGATGAGGCTGGTGCGCGTCAGCGTCTCCAGCCGGAAGACAAGCGCAAGAAGTCGGTTGAAGTGGTTGATATCGAGGATGTGGTCGCCAGCATTGCGCGGATCCCGCCGAAGAATGTGTCCACCAGCGACAAGGATCTCTTGCGCAACCTTGAGCGTAACCTGAAAATGGTGGTGTTCGGGCAAGATCCGGCTATTGAATCTCTGTCAACCGCGATCAAGCTGGCTCGCGCTGGTTTGAAGGCGCCCGAGAAGCCTGAAGGAGCCTTCCTGTTTGCGGGGCCGACCGGGGTAGGTAAAACCGAGGTGACCAAGCAGTTGGCCAAGGTTCTGGGTATCGAGCTGGTTCGCTTCGACATGTCGGAATACATGGAACGCCACACGGTGTCTCGCTTGATTGGCGCGCCCCCAGGGTATGTCGGTTATGACCAGGGTGGTCTGCTGACAGAAGCCGTAAACAAGCATCCCCACTGTGTTCTGCTGTTGGACGAAATCGAAAAGGCGCACCCGGAAGTGTTCAACCTGCTGCTGCAGGTTATGGATCACGGCACGCTGACCGATAACAATGGCCGCAAGGCGGATTTCCGTCATGTGATTCTGGTGATGACCACCAACGCCGGTGCCGAAAACATGGCTCGTCGTTCCATTGGATTCAGTGAGCAGGATCACAGCACTGACGGCATGGAGGTGATCAGCAAGACCTTTACGCCTGAATTCCGGAACCGTCTGGATGGCATAATCCAGTTCGGCGATCTGCAAAAATCCACGATTACCCACGTCGTGGACAAGTTCCTGACAGAACTTCAGGCGCAGCTTGACGAGAAGCATGTGGTCTTGCATGTGAGTGAGGCGGCCAAGTCCTGGTTGGCAGAGAAAGGCTACGATTCGACCATGGGCGCCAGGCCAATGGCGCGTTTGATCCAGGACAAGATCAAGCGACCTCTGGCGGAGCAGATATTGTTCGGCAAGCTATCGGAGAAGGGCGGGGATGTGTTCATCCAGCTTGAGAATGACGAGCTGGTTTTTGAATACGAGGATGAACCGGCAGAAGCCATCTGA
- the clpS gene encoding ATP-dependent Clp protease adapter ClpS, producing MRTIENSLLIFNQGEDDQPGRQDGVSVAPEKPALKRPARFRVLLLNDDYTPMDFVVEVLMTFFGMNEEKATQVMLLVHTQGKAVCGVYTRDIAETKAAQVNQYSSECEHPLLCEIERAD from the coding sequence ATGCGGACAATTGAAAATTCTCTACTAATATTTAATCAGGGGGAGGACGACCAGCCCGGGCGTCAAGATGGGGTGAGTGTAGCGCCCGAGAAGCCGGCCCTGAAGCGTCCCGCCCGCTTTAGGGTGCTGCTCCTGAATGACGATTACACCCCGATGGATTTTGTGGTGGAAGTGTTGATGACGTTCTTCGGCATGAACGAAGAGAAGGCGACGCAGGTGATGCTGCTCGTCCATACGCAAGGAAAGGCCGTATGTGGGGTATATACCCGCGACATCGCAGAAACGAAGGCGGCGCAGGTGAATCAGTATTCGTCAGAATGCGAACACCCGTTGCTTTGCGAGATAGAACGCGCGGACTGA